The Aspergillus nidulans FGSC A4 chromosome VII nucleotide sequence ACTTGGATCCTGTACAACCACCCATGGCACCGCCATATCGGCGTGCACTTgagctgaggaaggagaaaggtgGTGCGTATGGCAAGACGAAATTGGGGACTATGGGACGGGCGTGATCGTGTTAGCCGTTTTGGTCATGTACGTCGCATTGAGACTTTTTCTTATTCATCTTGAATCTGGTTTCTCAATTATAGAATATTATTGGATGGTATAGTTAAAGCTTACAAGTAATTACATAGAAATAGAGGATACCCGGGTGTTTGAAACCAACCTCAACAAAGTCGAAAGCCACTTCACAAAGGCGTTGATGAGACCAATTTTTGTAGTAAGTCGAAGAAGCAGTCAAGATGTAATGGTATTGATTGAACTCATAACATTTTGTGGTTAATAAACACGATCTAAATTAGTCAAAGAAACGCAAAGATGCACGGTATTTACGTCTATCAAGTGAGTCATGTCATCGGGGATGCGCTAAGAAAAACAGTATAGACAGGTCATGATGCGTGTACAAAGATTGCAATCAGCATTTAGCCTAATAAACCTCAAGCACATatctctcctcatccttcaacttctcaatctccttccgAGGCTCAATCTTTTTGCCAGTGTTCTTGGCTTCAATGGCAATAGCCTCCTCAAGCACAGCCGTAACATCCGGAACGGGCCAAGTAGGGCCGCAGAGGTAGAAGGATCCCTCCTCGCGGATGTAAGCCTGCACGATCTCTGGTATGGTCTCGCGCATGCGGTCCTGGATGTAGATCTTCTGCGGCTGGTCACGGGAGAAAGCACAACCGAGAAGAGTAATAACGCCAGCTTCCTGGTaagcctcccattcctcaCCATAGCAGTATTCCTCACGCTGGTGGCGCGAGCCCATGTAGAGCAGAACGGAGCCGATTTCCTTGCCCTGCGCCTTCTCGAGAGCGCGGTGCTGCACGAAAGCGCGGAAGGGAGCAAGACCGGTACCCAGACCAGCCATGATGATGGGCTGGGTGGACTTGGGGGGAAGCTTCATGACGCTGGATTTGACGCTGACAGTGACCGGGGTGCCGGGCTGGAGGCGGCTAAGATAGCGGGTGGAAATACCGAAGCGGTCGCGACCGCGGGGGTCCACCCAGTTGACGACGACAATCATGAGGGCGACGATATTAGGCGTGACCTTTTGGCATGAGGCAATGGAGTACTCGCGGCGCTTCAATGGGGAGACGATGCGGACGAGGTCGTGGAAGTCAGGGTGGGCGGAGGGGTACTCGAGCAGAATGTCAGCGTAGGTGACGGTGTCGACTTCGGCACGCCGCTTGAATTCGACCGCTCCTTCGGGGCCACCAAGGGTGAGGaggtccttcttctccttctcgtcggaGGCAAACTCAGCGAGCGCCTCGTAGAATCGCTTAGGAGGACGACCGAAGATGTCGACGTTCTGCATAAGAGCCTGGTAGACAGTGCGGTTCTCGAGAACGGTGGGATCTTCACGGCTAGGAACCTCGACGACATCGTCGGCGTTAAGACCGTAGAACTTAATGAATTCCAAAACGTCCTCGGGGTCGTTCTCGCAGTGCACGCCCAGGGCTTCACCGATGTCGTAGGTGAGGCCAGAGTCACCCAGGTCGAACTCGATGTGGAAGATGTTACGATCATAAGTAACAGGGGTGAGGCGGCGGTTCTCCTTGACGTGAACAGTAAAGGTCTTCGTAGGTAAGTCAGGGCGAAGTGCATTCTGCGCACCATAGGCTTCCTTGAACGCCAGACCCTTTGCAACAGTTTGCCAGTCCTTGAGGAAAGTAGCAGGCTCACTCTCGTCCTTGTCGAAAGGTACAAAGCTGTTAGGCTTCAAGTCCTTGACGAGTTGAGCTACCTCAGCACCCTCCTCAGGGGACTTCCATGACTCGGGGATTTCGGCTTGTAGgagggtcttctccagatccttgCTGACCTTGTCCAGAGAATCGGCATTGCCGGAGATGGCAGCGAGCTTCTTGACAGCAGACTCCTCAATGGCAGGGAGAGCCACGTGCAAGAAAGCGACCTGCAAAGCCAGGGGCTCAAGAGCAGGTTCCTCGATAACAGACGCATCAAAGCGGTGAAGACCAATTCCGCGCTCCGCAATGGCCTGCTTGAAGGCGGCAgggagcttcttctccagctcgtcaCCCTTAATACCGGCAACGTTCAAAAGGACCTTGCCGTTGTTCTTGACTGAAGAGAGAATATCGAGTTCGCTAAGCAACTTAACGTTACCGATGTATGCAGTGTCAGCTGCATTGACCGGGTATGGAGCATCCAAAGTCTTTGAGCTCTTGCGAATGTCCACACGAACAACACCTCCCTGAATCAGGTTGTCAAACGCCTTGCTGGTGGTGATGTTGCTCGCCGAATCAGCGGCTAAGGTCTGTGAGATAATGGTGGCGACGTCGACAGCGGCGGAAGTGTCAACATCCCAGAATGTGAACTCCTGGACAGTCGCAGGGTccaagagctgaagaggctcAACAGTGCTGTCCACCTGCACAATAGGCTTGTCTGACACAAGCTGGAAGGAAGCGGCAATGTTGATCAAGTCCCAGCGCTGAGAACGAGCGTACTTGATGTCGATGCAAGAAGGCGCCTGCTCGCGGTCGGTGGCAAATGTAACGGCCGCAAGAACGTCCTCGTAAAGAGTGGAACGGACGCCTGGCTCTTGCACAGCCTGTTCGTTGGCGACCTGGCCGAGGACGCCAACAGTCTTCACAGACTTAGGAAGGACCCTCAAGAActcctcctcgacgaagGGACGGTAAACGCGAACATTAACAACACCGACACGGACACCGTCCTTGGCCAAAGAACGAGCAACCTGAGCAGTAAGAGAGGCCTCAATGGTACCGAAAGCAACCAAAACGGACGTGGGTTCGGCATGACCGTGGTACTCGAAAGCACCATAGTCGGTTCCTAGCTCTCCGTTCAAGGAGCGAATCAGCTCAAGCAATTTGCCCTGGCTATCAAGGTGGCGGCTGCGCTGGTCGTCCAGCGTCTTGCGAACGGTCTCGTAGACGCGGCCGAGACCAGCCTGATCAAGGACGTCAATGACGCGAGTGTTGTCACGGCCCACGCGGACACCGTCGTAGATGTGGATGGAGGGCAGAACAGAGGCGAGCAATGTAGTAAGAAGGGCCATGTGCTGAGATTCATGGGCAGACGCGCTCGACACGAGACCGAGACCAAGCTCCTCGGCGAGAGACAGCGCAGAAACGTAGTCAGAGACCAGTCCATCCTCTCCGGCGTAGTCAACCGCAGCGACGTGTGCAGCAACGGGGCTAGCGACAGAGTATAGCAAAGAAAGCTGCTCCAGGGCCGCGCGCATGTACGGCAAAGTCGCGGAGGAGGCGACAATACCCTGAGGAACATGGCGCTTCTTCAGGTCGAAGtcttgggagaagaggtaTCCGAGAGCGATGTTTCCGGCACCCTGACGAGTCTCCATGGCCTGGACGGCCGGAGCCTCGCCATTAGCATTGAGCTCCTGCTTCAAGGCCCATTCGCGGATGGCAGCGTCCAAGTCGAACGAATCCGGTGAGTAGGAGAAGACCTTATCGCTGAGGGCGTAAGCGACCTGCTGAATTAGGGTCTGGGCGGTCACATATGTAGGACCGGCGAGGGTCGAAAGCgccggtgaagaagagcccATTGTGAATGATTCCTGCTCGGACACCAGATCGAGTATCTGCTATCTcaaggaacaggaacagaaatAAtgacaagaaaaaaaaaaaaaagaaatgagCAATTACtaggaggaaaggaagaaaaggccctggaggaggcggcaCGATATAGTTCTCGATAAAAAAGTGCCAGGGGTTATACCTAAATAGGCCTAGTGGTGATCACGCAATTTCTTATCACGAAATCTTAAGGCGGCAAATTGGGGCAGAAAGTCTCCGCTTTCGGCCGAGCATAATTCCCCGCATATTACTTGACACTCCTAACTTTGCGCCTCAGGCATACAGGATCCCATTGAGGCTTAGCGCAAGTTCTGAGGTGATCCAGACAACGTCATTGTGCCTACGCTCTCTCCGCTCAATTACACTAGACTACACCCTGCTTTAGACGTCCAAAAGAAATCGCGTTCTAGAGTTGTGCAAAATATAATATCTCCAGCATTATGGCAAACGTCGCTTTGATTGGATGTACAGGTATGGTGGTATGTCCTTAGTCCAGTACCGGCAGTGCGCAAAAAGCCTTAGTGCAACGCGCATCACAAAGCTACACGTCAGAAGATGGAACTTATACATATCTAGGGGGCTCATATACTCACTAGCCTTATCGCAAACCCTGCTGTTACGCGGATTGATACGATCTCTCGCCGTACTCCTCAAGCCGCGTCTTCCGCGCCACAAGCAAAACTCACCACCATCGTATCAACCGATACTTCCAAGTGGGCTAGCGAGCTCTCTTCCCTAACCCCAATCCCGTCTATTTTTATTTCGGCTCTTGGAACCACTAGGGCTGCCGCTGGAAGCTTTGAGAACCAGTATAAGCTCGACCATGACCTGAATTTGGAGATGGCCAAAGCGGCCCGTGATGCGGGGACCAAAGTATACGTTTTGATTTCGTCTAGCGGCGCGGACGTCAAGTCC carries:
- a CDS encoding sulfite reductase subunit alpha (transcript_id=CADANIAT00008398); its protein translation is MGSSSPALSTLAGPTYVTAQTLIQQVAYALSDKVFSYSPDSFDLDAAIREWALKQELNANGEAPAVQAMETRQGAGNIALGYLFSQDFDLKKRHVPQGIVASSATLPYMRAALEQLSLLYSVASPVAAHVAAVDYAGEDGLVSDYVSALSLAEELGLGLVSSASAHESQHMALLTTLLASVLPSIHIYDGVRVGRDNTRVIDVLDQAGLGRVYETVRKTLDDQRSRHLDSQGKLLELIRSLNGELGTDYGAFEYHGHAEPTSVLVAFGTIEASLTAQVARSLAKDGVRVGVVNVRVYRPFVEEEFLRVLPKSVKTVGVLGQVANEQAVQEPGVRSTLYEDVLAAVTFATDREQAPSCIDIKYARSQRWDLINIAASFQLVSDKPIVQVDSTVEPLQLLDPATVQEFTFWDVDTSAAVDVATIISQTLAADSASNITTSKAFDNLIQGGVVRVDIRKSSKTLDAPYPVNAADTAYIGNVKLLSELDILSSVKNNGKVLLNVAGIKGDELEKKLPAAFKQAIAERGIGLHRFDASVIEEPALEPLALQVAFLHVALPAIEESAVKKLAAISGNADSLDKVSKDLEKTLLQAEIPESWKSPEEGAEVAQLVKDLKPNSFVPFDKDESEPATFLKDWQTVAKGLAFKEAYGAQNALRPDLPTKTFTVHVKENRRLTPVTYDRNIFHIEFDLGDSGLTYDIGEALGVHCENDPEDVLEFIKFYGLNADDVVEVPSREDPTVLENRTVYQALMQNVDIFGRPPKRFYEALAEFASDEKEKKDLLTLGGPEGAVEFKRRAEVDTVTYADILLEYPSAHPDFHDLVRIVSPLKRREYSIASCQKVTPNIVALMIVVVNWVDPRGRDRFGISTRYLSRLQPGTPVTVSVKSSVMKLPPKSTQPIIMAGLGTGLAPFRAFVQHRALEKAQGKEIGSVLLYMGSRHQREEYCYGEEWEAYQEAGVITLLGCAFSRDQPQKIYIQDRMRETIPEIVQAYIREEGSFYLCGPTWPVPDVTAVLEEAIAIEAKNTGKKIEPRKEIEKLKDEERYVLEVY
- a CDS encoding protein fmp52 (transcript_id=CADANIAT00008399), coding for MANVALIGCTGMVGAHILTSLIANPAVTRIDTISRRTPQAASSAPQAKLTTIVSTDTSKWASELSSLTPIPSIFISALGTTRAAAGSFENQYKLDHDLNLEMAKAARDAGTKVYVLISSSGADVKSNFAYTRMKGEIEEGVKALGFERTVILRPGLIAGQREESRPAEAVARFFAGALGKVHSSLKDGWAQESDVIGKAAVNAGLKALNGEVPAGSEKVWYLYGSDIIQHGKE